DNA from Bacteroidota bacterium:
GCGACCGAGACGCCGAGCTTGAAGGTCTCGGGGCCGTCGAGGGGTCCGTCCTCGTAGAGCATCGCCAGCAGCGTCAGGTAGCCGCCGTAGCTCCAGCCCCAGATGCCGAGGCGGTCGGCGTCCACCCAGTCCATCTGGCCGAAGTGCTGCGCCGCGGCGATCTGGTCTTCGGCTTCGAGCGGGCCGAGGCGCTTGTAGGTCTGCGCCTTGAAGCGCTTGCCGCGCCCGCCGGTCCCCCGGTTGTCCACGCCGGCCACGAGGATGCCGTGCTCCTCGGCGAGCATGTAGTGCCAGAGCCGCTCGGTCCCGCCCCAGGCGTTGCGGACCTCCTGGCTCCCCGGCCCGCCGTAGGTGTGGATGAGCATCGGATGCGCCTCCCGCGGGTCGAAGTCGGAGGGCGTGATGAGGTAGGCGTTGAGGTCGGTCCCGTCGGCGGCGGGGACGGTCATGAACTCGACCGGCGCGAGGTTCATCGACTGCACGGTGGCGATCAGTTCTTCGTTGGCTTCGAGGACCTTGACGAGCGAGCCGTCGATGCGGTGGAGCGAGGTCACCGGCGGCGTGCTGACGTTCGAGTAGCGGTCGACGTAGTACCGGAGGTCGCCGGAGGTCTCGGCGCTGTGCCATCCGGCGGCGTCAGTGATCTTGACCGGCTCGGCACTCTGCCTGCTGGTCCCCTCCATCGCGAACGGCACGCGGTAGAGGTGGCGCTCCATCGGGCTCTCCTTCGTCGCGGTGACGTAGAGCGCGCCCGCGCCCTCATCGATCCCGTGGAACGTCGTAACGTCCCAATCGCCGCCCGTGAGCTGGCGGACGAAGGTGCCGTCGTTGCGGTAGAGGTAGAGGTGGCTGTGCCCGGTGCGGTCCGAGCGCCAGACGAAGTGCGCCTCGTCGTCGAGGTAGGTGAGCGTGCCCGTGTCGAGGTCCGAGAAGCCGGTCTCGACGTCGATCCAGGTGTCCGAGGTCTCGGTGAGGACGGTCTCGAGCGCCATCGAGGCCGGGTCGCCGTAGAGGAGGTCGAGGACGTTCTGGTCGCGGTTCATGCGGCCCATCCAGACGTGGTGCCGCCCGTCGATGGCGGGCGTCCAGCCCATGAGCGAGAGGTACTCCGTCGTCTCGCCGCCCTCGTTCCAGGTGTCGGTGTCGAAGAACCGCGTCGCACCCATGTTCGGCCCGGTCATGTCGATCACGCCGATCTGGATTTCCGAGTTGACCTCGCCCGCCTTCGGATAGCGGAAGGTCGCGTACTCGGGGTAGAGCGTGGTGAAGTCCGTCATCTGGAAGTCGCGCGTGCCGGTCTCGTCGAGTTGGAAGAAGGCGATGTGCTGCCCGTCGGGACTCCACTGGAAGCCGTCGCGCAGGCCGAATTCCTCCTCGTAGACCCAGTCGAAGGTGCCGTTGATGACGCCGCCGTCGCTCCCACCCGTCGTCAGCTGCATCTCCTCGCCCGAGGCGAGGTCCACGGCGAAGAGGTTGCGGTCGCGGACGAAGGCGACCTGGTCGCCGGCCGGGTTGAACTTGGCGAACATCTGGAACCCCTCGGCCCGGTCCGAGACCGGCATGACGGTGTCCGTCTCGAGGTCGTAGACGTAGTAGTAGCCCTTCGTGTTGAGCCGCCAGACGCGCTCGGAGTCGGTGTAGAGCAGCACCTTGCTCCGGTCAGCGCTGTACTGGTAGCCCTCGATCCCGATCAGGCCGTCGCCGTCGGGCTTGGCGAGCTCGCTGCCGTCGATGAGGACGGTGCGGGTGTCGGTCTCGAGGTTGTACTCCATCAGGTCCGTCGCGTCGCCCCCCGTCTCCGCGGGGGCGGGCTTGCGGACGGTGTAACGGACGACCGGCCCGGCTTCGGCCCAGCGCCCGCCCTGGAACCCCTTGCCCCGGAACGTGGACGAGTTGAAGAGGCTTTCGAGCGAGAGTTCGGCGGTCTCGGTGGCCTGCTGCGCGGCGGCGGGCGCGTACCCGAGGGTCAGCAGGAGGAGACCGGAGAGGAGGAAAGCGGCGGCGGAGCGTTTCATGGCGAGCAAGGTCATGGAGAGGCGGAGGGCAGCGGGCCTCGGGCGAGCCTTCGAGGCCGCCGCAAGGTACGCCGAGGTCCGGGAGACGCTCCAGAGCGCACGGTACGCCGGGGCGGGGTCGTCGTTTGACCTTTTCGCGAAGAGCCGGTCGGCAGGCGGGCGGCGGGGTCTCCGGCGCGCACTTTGCGTACGACGAAGTGGCCTTCAATCCTCCCCTACCTGCCTCATGCGCTCTCTTCTAAGCAGCTTCGCTCTTCTGCTCTTTGTCTTTCCTGCCCAAGCCCAGACCTCGGCCTCGGACGTGTTCGAGGAGGTCGAGCGGCGTCAGGACCTCGTCGACACCGAATCGGCCTCGATCCGCATGGAGATCGTGGACGAGCGCGGGCGCACCCGGACGCGGGCGCTCGACCTGCGCTCCAAGACCGACGGCGAGCGCCTCAAGTCGATTCTCGTCTTCACCGGCCCGGCGGACATCCGGGGGACCGGCCTGCTGACGGTCGAGACCGACGACGGGGACGACCAGAAGCTCTACCTGCCGGCGCTCGGGCGCGTCCAGCGCATCGCGGGCTCGACGCGCGGCGAGCGCTTCGCCGGGAGCGACTTCACCTACGAAGACCTCGGCACGCGCGACCCCGACGCCTACGACGTGACGATGGCCGAGACGACGCCCGACGCCTTCGTGCTCGACGCCCGGCCGACCGACGGCGACTCGAAGTACAGCCGGATCGTGCTCACGGTCGACCGCGCGCGCTACGTCGTCCTCCGCGCCGAACACTACGACCGGGGCGGTGCCCTCGCCAAAGTCCTCACCGCCGGCGACTTCGCCGAGGTCGCCCCCGACGCCTGGCGGGCCGACACGCTCACGATGGAGGATGTTCAGGCAGGCCGCCGCACCGTCCTGACTTACACCGAGCGCGCCACGGGCACCGCACTCCGCGACGACCTCTTCTCGGAGCGCCAGCTTCAGCGGGGGCTGCGGTAAGCCTTGACCGGTCAGGGCGGCGTTCGTTTCTTCCGGCACGCCGCCCACC
Protein-coding regions in this window:
- a CDS encoding S9 family peptidase, with protein sequence MKRSAAAFLLSGLLLLTLGYAPAAAQQATETAELSLESLFNSSTFRGKGFQGGRWAEAGPVVRYTVRKPAPAETGGDATDLMEYNLETDTRTVLIDGSELAKPDGDGLIGIEGYQYSADRSKVLLYTDSERVWRLNTKGYYYVYDLETDTVMPVSDRAEGFQMFAKFNPAGDQVAFVRDRNLFAVDLASGEEMQLTTGGSDGGVINGTFDWVYEEEFGLRDGFQWSPDGQHIAFFQLDETGTRDFQMTDFTTLYPEYATFRYPKAGEVNSEIQIGVIDMTGPNMGATRFFDTDTWNEGGETTEYLSLMGWTPAIDGRHHVWMGRMNRDQNVLDLLYGDPASMALETVLTETSDTWIDVETGFSDLDTGTLTYLDDEAHFVWRSDRTGHSHLYLYRNDGTFVRQLTGGDWDVTTFHGIDEGAGALYVTATKESPMERHLYRVPFAMEGTSRQSAEPVKITDAAGWHSAETSGDLRYYVDRYSNVSTPPVTSLHRIDGSLVKVLEANEELIATVQSMNLAPVEFMTVPAADGTDLNAYLITPSDFDPREAHPMLIHTYGGPGSQEVRNAWGGTERLWHYMLAEEHGILVAGVDNRGTGGRGKRFKAQTYKRLGPLEAEDQIAAAQHFGQMDWVDADRLGIWGWSYGGYLTLLAMLYEDGPLDGPETFKLGVSVAPVTNWRLYDTIYTERYLSTPQKNPDGYDLGSPVTYAANMSDDQDLLIVHGDADDNVHVQNTVIMADALIEEGKQFDLMIYPGRNHGIYGGTTRLHLFTMITDFITENL
- a CDS encoding outer membrane lipoprotein-sorting protein; protein product: MRSLLSSFALLLFVFPAQAQTSASDVFEEVERRQDLVDTESASIRMEIVDERGRTRTRALDLRSKTDGERLKSILVFTGPADIRGTGLLTVETDDGDDQKLYLPALGRVQRIAGSTRGERFAGSDFTYEDLGTRDPDAYDVTMAETTPDAFVLDARPTDGDSKYSRIVLTVDRARYVVLRAEHYDRGGALAKVLTAGDFAEVAPDAWRADTLTMEDVQAGRRTVLTYTERATGTALRDDLFSERQLQRGLR